From Vigna unguiculata cultivar IT97K-499-35 chromosome 5, ASM411807v1, whole genome shotgun sequence, the proteins below share one genomic window:
- the LOC114185227 gene encoding cell division control protein 45 homolog, producing the protein MREQSVDSFYAKLRDSALSSSSSPVLIFPSTSDVDSLCALKIIFHILESDSIQYACYPVSSFHEIHKYVSSSALDDDPLSIVLVNWGNHRDLRKSLSLGPNVRVFVVDSHRPIHLRNLSDQNDAVVVLFTKYDEQQSDLAYDFDLTTLANATAADGDESEPESESESESDDDETGSRKRRKKNEDDEEDPITLYRKMKKDYYRLGTFHGKPSGCLMYELADSLRKNTNELLWLACVSLTDQFVHERLSDERYLDGVMELEQHINSSGNLDVVTSVTLKDGTKIRAPNSSRITYEDQPRLMLLQEWSLFDSMMCSSYIATKLKTWSENGVKKLNLLFGRMGFALTDCHQKFQHMNVEVKRKMKEEFERFLPEYGLTDFYYRSFQRTLKYSSKVSAADVVYGVTALLESFVKSDGSSASKQFGVAYDALSLNNIDSLRTGMQHAIKIQRAILRQGSAAITKNGCIRSGRSFRWLKLEDSSDAKLLGYPQALTKFCYFLMDALRERGATMKPLLCACVSQEPGKVLIVGVCGRPRLAGARGNAFGIAFRTAAEEIGTEFFHELFESSWIVLDASAVNSFMVRLIEKL; encoded by the coding sequence ATGAGAGAACAAAGCGTTGATTCCTTCTACGCCAAGCTTCGTGATTCTGCtttatcttcttcctcttcgCCGGTTCTCATTTTCCCTTCAACCTCCGACGTTGATTCTCTCTGCGCTCTCAAGATCATCTTCCATATTCTCGAATCCGATTCCATTCAATACGCCTGCTACCCTGTCTCCTCCTTCCACGAGATCCATAAGTATGTATCTTCTTCTGCCTTAGACGACGACCCTCTCTCCATTGTTTTGGTCAATTGGGGCAACCACCGGGACCTCCGCAAAAGCCTCAGTCTTGGCCCCAATGTTCGCGTCTTTGTTGTCGACAGCCACAGGCCCATCCATCTCCGTAACCTCAGTGACCAAAACGACGCCGTTGTTGTCCTCTTCACCAAATACGACGAGCAGCAGTCTGATCTTGCCTATGACTTCGACCTCACCACACTTGCCAACGCCACTGCGGCTGATGGTGATGAATCTGAACCTGAATCTGAATCTGAATCGGAGTCTGACGACGACGAAACCGGATCTAGaaagaggagaaaaaagaaCGAGGATGACGAGGAGGATCCGATTACACTGTACCGGAAGATGAAGAAGGACTACTACCGTTTGGGGACTTTCCATGGGAAGCCGTCCGGGTGTTTGATGTACGAGCTCGCGGATTCTCTCAGGAAGAACACCAATGAGTTGCTCTGGTTGGCCTGCGTTTCGCTCACGGATCAGTTTGTGCATGAGAGGTTGAGTGATGAGAGGTACCTGGATGGGGTTATGGAGCTTGAGCAGCATATAAACAGTTCTGGGAATTTGGATGTGGTTACTTCGGTTACACTGAAGGATGGGACGAAAATTCGTGCCCCGAATTCTTCGCGGATTACTTATGAGGACCAGCCAAGGCTTATGCTGTTGCAGGAGTGGAGCTTGTTTGACTCCATGATGTGCTCTTCGTACATTGCCACTAAGTTGAAGACGTGGAGTGAGAATGGGGTGAAGAAGTTGAACCTTCTGTTTGGGAGGATGGGGTTTGCTCTTACCGATTGCCATCAGAAGTTTCAGCACATGAATGTGGAGGTGAAGCGCAAGATGAAGGAGGAGTTTGAGCGGTTTTTGCCTGAGTATGGACTTACTGATTTCTACTACAGGAGTTTCCAGAGGACTCTTAAGTATAGTTCTAAGGTTTCTGCCGCGGATGTAGTGTATGGCGTGACTGCTTTGCTCGAGTCTTTCGTGAAATCGGATGGTTCTAGTGCTTCTAAGCAATTTGGTGTGGCATACGATGCGCTTTCTTTGAACAATATTGACAGCTTGAGAACCGGGATGCAACATGCTATTAAGATTCAGAGGGCCATTTTAAGGCAAGGGAGTGCTGCAATTACTAAGAATGGGTGCATTAGGAGTGGGAGGAGTTTCCGGTGGTTGAAATTGGAGGATTCAagtgatgctaagttgttggggTACCCACAGGCATTGACtaagttttgttattttcttatgGATGCTTTGAGGGAGAGGGGGGCGACAATGAAACCTTTGCTTTGTGCTTGTGTATCACAAGAGCCTGGGAAGGTGCTGATTGTAGGGGTTTGTGGGAGGCCACGTTTGGCTGGGGCTCGTGGGAATGCATTTGGGATTGCATTTAGGACGGCTGCAGAGGAGATTGGAACTGAGTTCTTCCATGAGTTATTTGAATCATCATGGATTGTTCTGGATGCTTCAGCTGTGAATTCTTTCATGGTTAGGTTGATTGAGAAGCTGTGA